The genomic DNA CGGCGCGCGGCTCTCGATGCTGAGCCTGCCGCCCGTAGCCGTTGCCCAGCGCGGCAGGTCGACGGCCGCCTGCAGGTCCAGGCCGCCGTCCACGACGGCTGAGATCACCTGCAGGTTGGTCTGCACCTGGAAGTCCGCGCCGGGCGTGCCGCCCCCTATGACCAACCTCCCGTCCTTTATGACCAGGAAGTTGTTCAAGGTATGCACGGTGCGCTTGCCCGGGGCAAGGCAGTTCGCGGAGCCGGGGTCAAGGTTGAAGCCCGTCATGCGGTTGTTCATGAGTACGCCGGCCTCCGGGACGTAGAAGCGGCTACCCCAGGCCGCGAAGACGCTCTGGATGTAACAGACGGCCATCTCCTCGTCGGCCACGACGAAAGACGTGGTGTCGCTCGAGATCGGGACGGCCGCGGCCCCGGAGGCATGGCGCATGTCGATGGCCGCAGCCACCTCGCGCGCGTAGTCCTTCGAGAGGAGGCGGTCGAGCGGCACGTCCTCGAAGTCGGGGTCGGCCCCATGGCGGCGGAGGTCGGCGAAGGCGAGGCGCGTAGCCTCCACCATCATGTGCACGGAGTCCGCGCTCAGAGGGCCCCATTCGCCTAGCGGGGACTGCTCGGCGATGTTCAGGGCCTCGAGCAAGATCATGCCCTGTGATGGCAGGGCCTGCTCGTACACGGTGTGGCCGCGGTACTCGGCCCTGATGGGCGTTTGCCAGTGGGCGGTCGGGCGGGCGAGGTCATCGAGGGTCATCAGCCCGCCCGCCGCGCCCATCGCCGCGATGATGGCGCGCCCGACCGGGCCCGCGTAGAAGCCGTTGCGTCCTTCAGACGCGATAGCGCGCAGCGTGCGGCCCAGTGCCGGCTGGCGCAGGACCTCGCCCGGGCGGTAGGGCGCGCCATCCCTGGTGAAGGCGCGCCGCAGTGGCCCCTCCGGTAACGCTCCGAGCGTCCCCATCGCCGTCGACAGGTGTAGGGAGACGGGAAAGCCCTCCTCGCAGAAGCCGATCGCCGGCTGTAGGAGCTCTGTCAGGCTCCTCGAACCGTAGCGCGCGTGCAGCTCCAGCCAGGAGTCGACGAGACCTGGCACTGTGCTTGCGCGAGGCCCGGTCCGGGGAATGCCGTCAGCATAGGCTTCGAGCGTTCCCGCCATCGGTGCGCGGCCGCCGGCGTTCAGGCCCTCGACCTCACCGTCGCGGCGCCGCCAAACGAGGGCGAAGGCGTCGCCTCCGAGGTGGGTGCGGTTCGGCTTCGTGACGACGTTCACCGCTGCCGCCGCGATCGTCGCATCGACAGCGTTGCCGCCGCCCTGGAGGACGTTCATCGCCGTCAGGGAAGTCAGCGGGTGGTCCGCGGCGACGGCGAAACGCCGGCCTGCCACGGAGCCACGCGGCGGCGCGCCGCTTGCCGCCAGGGCTTCGGGTAGTTGCGCTTCGTTGAAACTCCGAGCCTCTACCATCGCACGCAAGTCTACAGGAGGCCGTCAGCGCCAGAGCGCCCCCGATCCGCTGCTAGAATCGCGATGTGGCCGGCCCCGTATCATCCGAGACAGTAGCGGCGCTCCTGCGTGGTGGCGAGGCGAGCCAGCCAGCCCTCATCTCCACGGGCAGGCTGAGCCTGTCGCATGCCGGGCTGCGCGCCGCAGTCGAGAGAATGCGCTCGCAGCTGCGCGCCGCCGGTGTCAGGCGGGGCGACCGCGTGGCGATCGTGCTGCCGAATGGGCCCGAGATGGCGCTCGCATTCCTCGCCGTGGCCACTTGCGCCACTGCTGCTCCCCTGAACCCCTCCTACCGCGAAGAGGAGTTTCGCTTTTACCTCCATGACCTGGGCGCGAAGGCCCTCATCACGCTCCCCGGTGACGCTCGGGAGGCGCACGCGGCCGCGGGCGAAGGCATCCTCCGGATCGCCATCGACCGCGAAGGTGACTCTATCGGCCTGTCGAACTCCAGCGCGACGGCCTTTGGCGACCCTGAGGAGCCGGCGCCGGACGATGTCGCGCTGGTGCTGCACACATCCGGCACGACTTCGCGGCCGAAGCTCGTGCCGCTGACCCAGCGCAACCTGGCGGCCTCGGCGGCCAACATCCTGCGCTCGCTGGAGCTGACGCCAGAAGACCGTTGCCTGAACGTGATGCCGTTGTTCCACATCCATGGGCTCATGGCTGGCCTTCTGGCGCCCCTTGCCGCCGGCGGTTCCGTGGTCTGCAGTCCCGGCTTCGACGCCTTCCGGTTCCTCGGCTGGCTCGAGGCGCACCAGCCCACCTGGTACACCGCCGTCCCGACCATGCACCAGCTTGTCCTCGCGCGGGCCGAGAGGGACCCGCGGGCTGCCCGCAAGGCCCGCCTGCGCTTCCTGCGCTCGTCCTCCGCCCCCATGCCGCCAGTTGTGATGCAGCGCCTCGAGGTC from Dehalococcoidia bacterium includes the following:
- a CDS encoding acyl--CoA ligase — its product is MAGPVSSETVAALLRGGEASQPALISTGRLSLSHAGLRAAVERMRSQLRAAGVRRGDRVAIVLPNGPEMALAFLAVATCATAAPLNPSYREEEFRFYLHDLGAKALITLPGDAREAHAAAGEGILRIAIDREGDSIGLSNSSATAFGDPEEPAPDDVALVLHTSGTTSRPKLVPLTQRNLAASAANILRSLELTPEDRCLNVMPLFHIHGLMAGLLAPLAAGGSVVCSPGFDAFRFLGWLEAHQPTWYTAVPTMHQLVLARAERDPRAARKARLRFLRSSSAPMPPVVMQRLEVAFDAPLIEAYGMTEAAHQMATNPLPPGVRKPGSVGRGAGVEVAIMDDAGSTLGEGQRGEVVVRGANVMPGYEGDPQANAAAFVDGWLRTGDEGFLDGDGYLHLTGRLKELINRGGEKVSPREVDEVLLLHPAVAQAVAFALPHERLGEEVAAAVVLADGASVGERELREHAASHLADFKVPRKIVIVPEIPKGPTGKLQRIGLAEKLGLGPPGV
- a CDS encoding gamma-glutamyltransferase family protein, translated to MVEARSFNEAQLPEALAASGAPPRGSVAGRRFAVAADHPLTSLTAMNVLQGGGNAVDATIAAAAVNVVTKPNRTHLGGDAFALVWRRRDGEVEGLNAGGRAPMAGTLEAYADGIPRTGPRASTVPGLVDSWLELHARYGSRSLTELLQPAIGFCEEGFPVSLHLSTAMGTLGALPEGPLRRAFTRDGAPYRPGEVLRQPALGRTLRAIASEGRNGFYAGPVGRAIIAAMGAAGGLMTLDDLARPTAHWQTPIRAEYRGHTVYEQALPSQGMILLEALNIAEQSPLGEWGPLSADSVHMMVEATRLAFADLRRHGADPDFEDVPLDRLLSKDYAREVAAAIDMRHASGAAAVPISSDTTSFVVADEEMAVCYIQSVFAAWGSRFYVPEAGVLMNNRMTGFNLDPGSANCLAPGKRTVHTLNNFLVIKDGRLVIGGGTPGADFQVQTNLQVISAVVDGGLDLQAAVDLPRWATATGGRLSIESRAP